One Oryza glaberrima chromosome 10, OglaRS2, whole genome shotgun sequence DNA segment encodes these proteins:
- the LOC127753300 gene encoding uncharacterized protein LOC127753300, which yields MEAKKVKAWLSDAQAELEDAIAEVERLRESLHAAEAELWSTTEQLDGLTAAVSWRAREKVLLARVRSAEDEAHSAGQENVELAELHREGGCHAELGFFRHRQSSMSGRATLHRARSGRRRRALGRIRAGQSSGGAVELRWRLSYRAAPDPRCRHHLERALPPSSVRRTGRGRAAATVFPPPILRQAPRMPLTRHRIRR from the coding sequence ATGGAGGCTAAGAAGGTGAAAGCGTGGCTGTCCGACGCGCAGGCCGAGCTGGAGGACGCCATCGCCGAGGTCGAGCGGCTCAGGGAGTCGCTGCACGCTGCCGAGGCGGAGCTTTGGTCGACGACTGAGCAGCTGGACGGCCTCACGGCCGCCGTTTCGTGGCGCGCCAGGGAGAAGGTGCTGCTCGCGCGCGTCCGGTCGGCCGAGGACGAGGCCCACTCGGCCGGGCAAGAGAacgtcgagctcgccgagtTGCACCGGGAAGGAGGATGCCATGCCGAGCTCGGATTCTTCCGCCACCGCCAGAGCTCTATGTCCGGCAGGGCCACCCTGCACCGGGCGAGgtccggccggcgccgtcgagctcTAGGCCGGATCCGAGCCGGGCAAAGTTCGGGCGGCGCCGTTGAGCTCCGGTGGAGGCTGAGCTACCGCGCCGCTCCAGATCcacgctgccgccaccaccttgAAAGAgcactgccgccgtcgtcggtgaggaggaCAGGGCGaggacgcgccgccgccaccgtctttCCGCCGCCGATTCTTCGCCAGGCCCCGAGGATGCCGCTCACCCGACACCGGATTCGTCGTTGA